Within the Anaerohalosphaeraceae bacterium genome, the region GCGGGCCTTCTGCTCTTCAATCTGCTTTTGAATCTCCGCACACGCCGCCTGGTCGGTCTCCAGATTCTTCATCAATTCGAGAACCTGATTTTCGAGTTTGGCATCATCGGCCTTGGCGGTATTCAGTTCGGTGAGGATGGCGGAATATTCTTTGTTGGTGCGGGCCAAATTGAGTTGAGAGCGGAGTTTGGCAATGTAGGCATCACGCTCCTTCAGTTCCAGCTCCAGCCGGTCCGCCTGAATTCGGGTCATCCGGATTTCCTCCTGCTTGGCCTCCAGATTGCTCTGCAGGGTTCGCAGCTGGTTTTCCTGAAAGAGCACGCTCCGACGGCATCGGTTCAGCTTCGTCTTGGCCGCCCGAAGCCGATTTTCGATCCGCTGGAGC harbors:
- a CDS encoding C4-type zinc ribbon domain-containing protein encodes the protein MGPILEGLIKLQRIENRLRAAKTKLNRCRRSVLFQENQLRTLQSNLEAKQEEIRMTRIQADRLELELKERDAYIAKLRSQLNLARTNKEYSAILTELNTAKADDAKLENQVLELMKNLETDQAACAEIQKQIEEQKARVEQVRTEAEVKAAEYQKDIDAIQAEWDEAAKQIPSEVLNLFVRVAETYDGEAMAAIEKSDEHSASYSCGGCFMGLPAEMVNILTTKDEILRCTNCTRILYLRESGTD